In the Fusobacterium sp. DD2 genome, AAAAATATGATAGAGGCTTTAATCATAAGAGAGGGAATGTCAAACACTTTCCCTGAAAAAGTTATGGAAGAAGCTAGAAAAGTTGAAACAGAGGTAGCTCCACAGGAATTAAAAGGTAGAAAAGATTTAAGAGATCTTCAGATTATCACAATAGATGGTGACGATGCAAAAGACTTGGATGACGCAGTATATGTAGAAAAACTTAAAAATGGTAACTATAGACTTATAGTGAGTATAGCTGACGTATCTTACTATATTCCAGAAGGTTCAGCACTTGATAGTGAAGCATACAAAAGAGGTAACTCTGTATATTTAGTAGATAGAGTGCTACCAATGTTTCCAAAAGAGATATCAAATGGAATATGCTCACTAAATCCACATGAGGATAAACTTACATTTACATGTGAATTGGAAATAGATCCAAATGGAAAGGTAATCACTGCTGATACATATAAATCAGTAATCAGAAGTGCCTATAGAATGACATATACAAATGTAAATAAAATCATTGCTGGTGATGAGTGGGCAGTAAAAGAGTATGCTCCTATTAAAGATATGGTAATGAATATGCTTGAACTATCTAAGATAATCAGAGAGGTTAAGCACAAAAGAGGAAGTATAGATTTTGATATTCCTGAGATAAAACTTGTTTTAGATGAAAATGGAAAAGTAGACCATATTAAGAGTAGAGATCGTGGAGAATCTGAAAGAATAATAGAGGATTTCATGATTGCAGCAAATGAAGCTGTAGCTGAAAAACTGTTCTGGCTTGAGATTCCGTCAGTATACAGAACTCACGAAAAACCAGATATGGAAAGAATAAGAACCTTAAATGAGACACTTGAAAAATTCAAATACAGAATACACTCATTAGATGAGATTCATCCAAAACAGTTTCAACAGATTATAGAGGACTCTAAAGAGAGAGGAATCAACCTGATAGTGCACAAGATGATACTTATGGCTCTTAAACAGGCTAAGTATACAGTGGAAAATTATGGACACTTTGGACTTGCATCTTCTTATTATACACATTTTACATCACCAATAAGAAGATATTCAGACCTTACTGTTCATAGAATTTTAAACTCAGTACTACATGGATATCCAAGTAAGAAAGAGATTATAAAAAATGC is a window encoding:
- the rnr gene encoding ribonuclease R, coding for MNIEKELEKLKHIFEENKGKGLKQDEITKALGWSQKFRKENREILDSWVENGELTRNGRGKYNLPENTGFVKGVFSIIKDRFAFVDTETEGIFIPRSGFNGALDGDTVFVKITSGDNDNKKKEGEVVRIIKREKDTVIGIFQKNKNFGFVTPTHSFGRDIYIPSKRMKGADDNQLVVVKITFWGDNERKPEGEIVEILGDPYNTKNMIEALIIREGMSNTFPEKVMEEARKVETEVAPQELKGRKDLRDLQIITIDGDDAKDLDDAVYVEKLKNGNYRLIVSIADVSYYIPEGSALDSEAYKRGNSVYLVDRVLPMFPKEISNGICSLNPHEDKLTFTCELEIDPNGKVITADTYKSVIRSAYRMTYTNVNKIIAGDEWAVKEYAPIKDMVMNMLELSKIIREVKHKRGSIDFDIPEIKLVLDENGKVDHIKSRDRGESERIIEDFMIAANEAVAEKLFWLEIPSVYRTHEKPDMERIRTLNETLEKFKYRIHSLDEIHPKQFQQIIEDSKERGINLIVHKMILMALKQAKYTVENYGHFGLASSYYTHFTSPIRRYSDLTVHRILNSVLHGYPSKKEIIKNAETLPDICAHISKTERTAMKAEEESVKIKLVEYMMDRIGEEYDATIVGFSNKRVFFETEEHIEAFWDVVAAKHFYEFDDRDYVMRDTDNGAVYSIGDKFKVTLVKASLAELEIEVVPNFLMDDGQLER